A genomic window from Leptospira bandrabouensis includes:
- the rfbC gene encoding dTDP-4-dehydrorhamnose 3,5-epimerase, whose product MDVKTFAIEGPLLLVPSVLTDSRGYFLESYKASRFASLGIPSIFNQDNQSRSAKGVVRGLHFQSPPMDQGKLVRVIRGSVLDVAVDIRKKSPTYGKFVKALLTEQNKHIFWIPPGFAHGFLALENDTDFLYKVTNEYSKEHEGGLRFDDVDLGIDWEMDIHQMIVSEKDLLLPTLKDFSSPF is encoded by the coding sequence ATGGATGTCAAAACCTTTGCCATTGAAGGCCCCCTTCTTTTAGTCCCTTCTGTGTTAACCGATTCCCGTGGTTATTTTTTGGAGTCATATAAGGCTTCACGTTTTGCAAGTTTAGGTATCCCATCCATATTTAATCAGGACAATCAATCACGTTCCGCTAAAGGTGTTGTTCGCGGACTTCATTTTCAGAGTCCTCCGATGGATCAAGGTAAACTAGTGCGTGTTATACGTGGTAGTGTCCTGGATGTTGCTGTCGATATTCGGAAAAAGTCACCTACTTATGGTAAGTTTGTAAAGGCTCTACTCACAGAACAAAATAAACATATCTTTTGGATTCCTCCCGGTTTTGCTCATGGTTTTTTGGCATTAGAAAATGATACTGACTTTTTATATAAAGTAACAAATGAATATTCCAAAGAACACGAAGGCGGCCTTCGATTCGATGATGTTGATTTGGGAATTGACTGGGAAATGGATATTCACCAGATGATCGTTTCTGAAAAAGATTTGCTTCTTCCAACTTTAAAAGATTTTTCATCTCCGTTTTAG
- a CDS encoding glycosyltransferase family 2 protein, with the protein MKLVSSIVLYRNPKDVVIKAIDSFLENQPNRRMVLVDHSPEPTLSNLASNSQITYYHNPSNPGFGAGHNLAHSEIIDSNKDKNEKYIIIQNPDVFIDPGCINTLIQKLEANPKIGLITCRVLNPDGSIQKLLKKDPNLFALITRRIPFLKNIPIFNKALQNFLVSDDLYLREVEIPIVSGCFFIIPRIVWNEIGGFDERYFLYFEDFDICRKVRAIGKQIVYSPEAEITHLWTRGAHTSFKHLLYFAKSMIQYFNKWGWKIW; encoded by the coding sequence ATGAAATTGGTTTCCTCTATTGTACTTTATCGCAACCCCAAGGATGTAGTTATTAAAGCTATTGATTCATTTTTAGAAAACCAACCAAACAGACGAATGGTCCTCGTTGATCACTCCCCTGAACCAACCCTATCCAATTTAGCATCAAACTCTCAAATTACTTATTATCACAATCCATCGAATCCTGGATTTGGCGCAGGTCACAATCTTGCCCATAGTGAAATCATCGATTCAAATAAGGATAAAAATGAAAAGTATATCATCATCCAAAATCCTGACGTCTTCATTGACCCTGGATGTATAAATACATTAATCCAAAAACTCGAAGCAAATCCAAAAATTGGATTAATTACATGCAGAGTTTTAAATCCCGATGGTAGCATACAAAAATTACTAAAAAAGGACCCGAATTTATTTGCTTTAATCACAAGAAGAATTCCATTTTTAAAAAATATCCCTATTTTTAATAAAGCACTTCAAAATTTTTTAGTAAGTGATGATTTATATCTAAGGGAAGTCGAAATACCCATTGTAAGTGGATGTTTCTTTATAATTCCGCGAATTGTATGGAATGAAATTGGTGGTTTCGATGAAAGATATTTTCTCTACTTTGAAGATTTTGATATTTGTCGAAAAGTAAGAGCCATTGGAAAACAAATCGTGTACAGCCCAGAGGCAGAAATTACTCATCTATGGACTCGTGGAGCACATACATCATTCAAACACTTACTTTACTTTGCAAAAAGTATGATTCAATATTTTAATAAGTGGGGCTGGAAAATTTGGTAA
- a CDS encoding LIC_10190 family membrane protein, whose protein sequence is MRLTFVILLVFLTILNVLPHLSQDLSPYDTGLYHQHIVEIIKQEGLIIGSANLHDRIGFNNSNFYLVAVLEKLIPFVPGHYLLNPIVYFGTIAYLISLIFYLPHYKIAYKIIALGVIISISLHPLFIVSISPDTIAYCLSIVFIFKILLKSPGKSLHFEFLLFAILITVKFSSIFLALMFVPFFLGRNRRIYFKKLSEYIFICLFVIAPWILSNYLISGFVVYPVLQLDFLSPEWKLPLSLAQSHMETIKSWALSQGLGNAKYTNVWQYFFNWYETYSVNNIHGSFYLISLYKLMLPFLFIYVLSFLLNANRYQKLFEFVFILFLINSLWFFSAPDPRFSYATLLIFPFTIFSYSITKLFNKKSVALSKTIILLLILFSMARICFIDFGFIDKMKAPKIQTEGNWVPTKYGFMTFEPKADQCWDVSIFCNPYKNRNLKLIDGDWKKIIEL, encoded by the coding sequence TTGAGATTAACTTTTGTAATATTATTAGTTTTTTTAACGATATTGAATGTTCTACCACATCTTTCGCAGGATTTATCGCCATATGATACTGGTCTTTACCACCAACATATTGTCGAAATTATAAAGCAAGAGGGGTTAATTATTGGTTCGGCGAATCTTCATGACCGAATTGGATTTAATAATTCTAATTTTTACTTAGTTGCAGTTTTGGAAAAACTTATTCCCTTTGTCCCTGGCCATTATCTTTTAAATCCAATTGTATATTTTGGAACGATCGCATATTTAATTAGTTTAATCTTTTATCTTCCACACTATAAAATAGCTTATAAAATAATCGCTTTAGGAGTTATAATTTCTATAAGTTTGCATCCGCTTTTTATAGTGAGTATATCTCCAGACACAATTGCCTATTGTTTGTCTATTGTATTTATTTTTAAAATTCTTTTGAAATCACCAGGAAAATCTCTTCACTTTGAGTTTCTCTTATTTGCCATACTGATTACCGTAAAATTTTCCTCTATTTTTTTAGCATTGATGTTTGTTCCTTTTTTTCTAGGAAGAAACAGAAGGATATATTTTAAAAAATTATCCGAATATATATTTATTTGCCTGTTTGTTATTGCTCCTTGGATCCTTTCGAATTATTTGATTTCTGGTTTCGTTGTATACCCGGTTCTTCAGTTAGATTTTTTAAGTCCTGAATGGAAGTTGCCACTTTCTCTTGCGCAGTCCCACATGGAGACCATTAAATCTTGGGCTTTATCGCAGGGTTTAGGTAATGCAAAATATACTAACGTGTGGCAGTATTTTTTTAATTGGTATGAAACATATAGTGTAAATAATATCCATGGGTCGTTTTATCTAATTAGTTTATATAAATTAATGTTACCGTTTTTATTTATTTATGTATTAAGTTTTTTGTTAAATGCTAACAGATATCAAAAGCTATTTGAATTTGTATTTATACTCTTTTTGATTAATAGTCTTTGGTTTTTTTCTGCACCGGATCCACGTTTTTCTTATGCAACTTTGCTGATTTTTCCATTTACAATTTTTTCTTATTCTATTACAAAACTTTTTAACAAAAAATCAGTAGCCCTAAGTAAAACAATCATTTTGCTATTGATCCTTTTTTCGATGGCTAGGATTTGTTTTATTGATTTTGGTTTCATTGATAAAATGAAAGCTCCTAAAATTCAAACTGAAGGAAATTGGGTTCCTACAAAGTATGGGTTTATGACTTTTGAGCCAAAGGCTGACCAATGTTGGGATGTTTCTATTTTCTGTAATCCTTATAAGAATCGAAATTTAAAATTGATCGATGGAGATTGGAAGAAAATTATAGAGCTTTAA
- a CDS encoding glycosyl transferase, translated as MDENVKFAIEKMYADRVTAISLDMVENQTLLEIKPSRTLGEYCWTLTPWIIKFCIEKYQLPSCTYVDADLFFFSNPDLLFPEDIAKSVFLTPHNYHPKYDQTNTSGIFCVQFIKFKKDDIGLSALNWWADRCIEWCYNRIEDGKFGDQKYLDDWPSRFEGVYVQENLGATLAPWNSEKYEVFRSDKLILVSDNENQRKTNLIFYHFHEIKLSKSFLAYSSDYSIHAEIIDVVFEIYFKQLKFTADLLYKLNISNFEKLSSLPVLFYNALLVEKEEKKRIISDYSVKARLRKLFRF; from the coding sequence ATGGACGAAAACGTAAAATTCGCTATCGAGAAAATGTATGCTGATCGAGTAACCGCAATTTCTTTAGATATGGTTGAAAATCAAACTTTGCTTGAAATCAAACCAAGTAGAACATTGGGCGAATATTGTTGGACTTTGACACCTTGGATCATCAAGTTTTGTATTGAAAAATATCAACTACCAAGCTGTACGTATGTTGATGCTGACTTATTCTTTTTTTCAAATCCTGATTTGTTGTTTCCTGAAGATATAGCTAAATCTGTATTTTTAACTCCTCATAACTATCATCCCAAATATGATCAAACGAACACATCTGGTATTTTTTGTGTTCAGTTTATTAAATTTAAGAAAGATGATATAGGCCTTAGTGCACTAAATTGGTGGGCAGATCGGTGTATAGAATGGTGCTATAATCGCATTGAAGATGGAAAATTCGGAGATCAAAAATATTTAGATGATTGGCCCTCAAGGTTTGAAGGAGTGTATGTTCAGGAAAATTTAGGAGCCACTTTAGCTCCTTGGAATTCTGAAAAGTATGAGGTTTTTCGATCTGATAAACTTATACTTGTAAGTGACAATGAAAATCAAAGAAAGACAAATTTGATTTTTTATCACTTTCATGAAATTAAATTATCAAAAAGTTTTTTAGCTTATTCTTCTGATTATTCGATTCATGCGGAAATAATCGATGTAGTATTTGAAATTTATTTTAAACAATTAAAATTTACTGCAGACTTACTCTATAAATTAAATATTTCTAATTTTGAGAAACTATCCTCTCTACCAGTCCTTTTTTATAATGCGTTATTGGTTGAAAAGGAAGAAAAAAAGCGAATTATTTCAGATTACTCAGTTAAAGCTAGATTAAGGAAATTGTTCAGATTTTGA
- a CDS encoding DegT/DnrJ/EryC1/StrS family aminotransferase, producing MIDYENLRKLNAPFEEEFQREFIEFLNSGWYILGDRTNLFEHEFSSYLNAPFCIGVGNGLDAMIIALNSLELPSGSEVLVPSNTYIASILAILKAGYKPVLVEPDIETYNIDPLRIEEFITEKTKAILVVHLYGKSCQMDSISEIASKNDLYIIEDCAQSHGSEFKGKKTGTFGVGCFSFYPTKNLGALGDGGAIVTHDESLALKFKTIRNYGSIRKYENDLIGVNSRLDEIQSCFLRVKLKYLDIINNHKRTLANIYFSHLTSDVIKPVEHKDFYDVFHIFNIRTNKRNELKEFLLKNDIKTEIHYPIPPHKQKAMKGVLHGSYPISEEIHKTTLSLPISYFHTESDVIKVCETINSFFR from the coding sequence ATGATAGATTATGAAAATTTAAGGAAATTAAATGCACCGTTTGAAGAAGAATTCCAACGGGAATTTATCGAGTTTTTGAATTCAGGTTGGTACATTCTAGGTGATAGAACAAACCTTTTTGAACATGAATTTTCAAGTTATTTGAATGCTCCGTTTTGTATTGGGGTCGGAAACGGACTCGATGCGATGATAATTGCTTTAAATTCACTTGAGTTACCAAGTGGTTCAGAGGTCCTTGTTCCATCTAATACATACATTGCATCGATTCTTGCTATTTTAAAAGCAGGTTATAAACCAGTTTTAGTTGAGCCTGATATTGAAACATATAATATTGATCCTCTTCGGATAGAAGAGTTCATAACAGAAAAGACAAAAGCTATTCTTGTTGTACATTTGTATGGAAAATCCTGTCAGATGGATAGTATTTCTGAAATAGCTTCAAAGAATGATCTTTATATTATTGAAGACTGTGCGCAGTCTCATGGCTCCGAATTTAAAGGCAAGAAAACGGGAACTTTTGGCGTTGGATGTTTTAGTTTTTATCCTACAAAAAATTTAGGAGCATTAGGTGATGGTGGTGCTATTGTAACTCATGATGAATCTTTGGCATTAAAATTTAAGACAATTCGAAACTATGGATCAATCCGTAAGTATGAAAATGATTTGATCGGAGTAAATTCTAGGTTAGATGAAATTCAATCTTGTTTTTTGCGTGTTAAACTAAAATATTTAGATATAATTAATAACCATAAGCGAACATTAGCAAATATATACTTTAGTCATTTAACTTCTGATGTTATTAAACCTGTAGAACACAAAGATTTTTACGATGTATTTCATATTTTCAATATCAGAACAAATAAAAGAAATGAATTGAAAGAATTTCTTCTAAAAAATGATATTAAAACAGAGATTCATTATCCAATCCCTCCCCATAAGCAAAAAGCAATGAAAGGAGTGTTACACGGAAGTTACCCGATTTCGGAAGAAATTCATAAAACAACACTGAGCCTTCCAATTTCATATTTCCATACTGAGTCCGATGTAATAAAAGTTTGTGAAACTATAAATTCTTTTTTCCGATGA
- a CDS encoding sugar 3,4-ketoisomerase gives MQLYVKNSSIITLPKIKDNRDGNLIIANSLKEIPFEIKRVYYINQLENSVSVRGKHAHKECEQVIFCINGSFLLGLDDGTTQQKILMNQDNVGVLLGKMLWHTMEDFSPGCVLLVLASDYYDESDYIRDYEEFIKLSAKT, from the coding sequence ATACAACTTTATGTAAAAAATTCTAGTATAATCACTTTGCCGAAAATTAAAGATAATAGGGATGGTAATTTAATTATTGCTAATTCCTTAAAGGAAATTCCTTTTGAAATCAAAAGAGTTTACTACATCAACCAATTAGAGAATTCGGTAAGTGTTAGAGGAAAACATGCTCACAAAGAATGTGAGCAGGTAATTTTTTGTATCAACGGAAGTTTTTTATTAGGTCTTGATGATGGTACTACCCAACAAAAAATACTCATGAATCAAGATAATGTTGGAGTATTGTTGGGAAAGATGCTTTGGCATACTATGGAGGATTTTTCTCCAGGTTGTGTTCTGTTAGTTTTGGCTTCAGACTATTATGATGAATCTGATTACATTCGAGATTACGAAGAATTTATTAAATTAAGCGCAAAAACATGA
- a CDS encoding methyltransferase, TIGR04325 family has product MLRIFFTRFLNIIKYILNDKSIFWFQGKYDSWEHAVANTDGYSNAVIFEKVKESALKVKNCEALFERDSCCFDLEEFSFPLSTYLLYIASRFQSSLSIIDVGGSLGSTYFQHKRLFQYLNNLKWHIIEQKHYVEFGRNELENKVLKFSENLSESLKNTKFDAVLFSASLQYFEHWKIFIENVVNAKVEFIILDRIPILQSKNKSFVTIQYVPAYIYDVSYPCHLFSQNDLDECLLNKYEKVFELPAMDHLRLKGVPLQYKSILYRRKF; this is encoded by the coding sequence ATGTTAAGAATATTTTTTACAAGATTTCTTAACATAATTAAGTATATACTAAATGATAAATCAATATTTTGGTTTCAGGGTAAATATGATTCTTGGGAACACGCAGTAGCAAATACAGACGGATATTCTAATGCAGTGATATTTGAAAAAGTTAAGGAATCTGCACTTAAAGTAAAAAATTGTGAAGCTCTCTTTGAAAGAGATTCTTGTTGTTTTGATTTAGAGGAATTTTCATTTCCTCTATCTACATATTTGTTGTATATAGCTTCTAGGTTTCAAAGCAGTCTTTCGATAATTGATGTAGGTGGATCTTTAGGTAGTACATATTTTCAACATAAGAGACTCTTCCAATATTTAAATAACTTAAAATGGCATATAATTGAACAGAAACATTATGTTGAATTCGGTAGAAATGAATTAGAAAATAAAGTATTGAAATTTTCTGAAAATTTATCCGAAAGTTTGAAAAATACAAAATTCGATGCAGTTCTCTTTTCCGCTTCGCTTCAATATTTTGAGCATTGGAAGATATTTATTGAAAATGTTGTAAATGCTAAAGTTGAATTTATTATTTTGGATAGAATCCCTATTTTGCAGTCAAAAAATAAAAGTTTTGTTACGATTCAATACGTTCCTGCTTACATTTATGATGTAAGTTACCCTTGTCATTTATTTAGCCAAAACGATTTAGATGAATGTTTATTAAATAAATATGAAAAAGTTTTTGAACTACCAGCAATGGATCATCTTCGTTTGAAAGGTGTTCCCTTACAATACAAATCGATTCTATATAGGAGAAAGTTCTGA
- a CDS encoding glycosyltransferase family 2 protein — protein MLAPIILFVYNRPEHTRKVIEALASNSEAKRSKLFIFSDGPRGNVDIEEVSEVRAICRKAEGFASVDLECSDSNSGLSVSIIRGVSKIISKYGSAIILEDDLVVNGYFLEYMNHSLLKYENETKVASIHAYQYPINYKNLPDTFFIKGADCWGWATWERAWNLFQADGSLLRDQLVERNLVREFDFNYSYPYFQMLEDQIAGKNNSWAIRWYASAFLADKYTLYPKISLVKNIGLDGTGTHSGFSEYLTGNLNDFKPKQYPTIIQEDFVARKKIENFFGRGKGLTRIKFIILKFLRLLCKLC, from the coding sequence TTGTTAGCACCAATTATTTTATTCGTTTATAATCGGCCTGAACATACACGCAAAGTGATTGAAGCGCTGGCTTCGAATTCTGAAGCCAAAAGATCTAAATTGTTTATTTTTTCAGATGGTCCGCGCGGTAATGTTGATATCGAAGAAGTCAGTGAGGTTAGAGCAATTTGTAGAAAGGCTGAGGGATTTGCTTCTGTCGATTTAGAATGTAGTGACAGTAATTCTGGTCTTTCTGTTTCTATCATTCGTGGTGTTAGTAAAATAATATCTAAATATGGTTCGGCGATAATTTTAGAAGATGATCTCGTAGTTAATGGCTATTTTTTGGAGTATATGAATCACTCTTTACTGAAATATGAAAATGAAACTAAAGTAGCAAGTATTCATGCATATCAATATCCGATAAATTATAAGAACTTACCAGATACTTTCTTTATTAAAGGAGCAGATTGTTGGGGTTGGGCAACTTGGGAACGTGCATGGAATTTGTTCCAAGCGGATGGTTCTTTGCTCAGAGATCAATTAGTGGAGAGAAATTTAGTCCGTGAATTTGATTTTAATTATTCTTATCCTTACTTTCAAATGTTAGAGGATCAAATAGCTGGAAAGAATAATAGTTGGGCTATTCGTTGGTATGCATCTGCGTTTTTAGCTGACAAATACACTTTATATCCGAAAATTTCATTGGTAAAAAATATTGGTTTAGATGGAACTGGAACACATTCGGGATTTTCTGAATATCTAACAGGTAACCTTAATGATTTCAAACCAAAGCAGTATCCCACAATAATTCAAGAAGATTTTGTTGCTAGAAAGAAAATTGAAAATTTCTTTGGGAGAGGTAAGGGATTAACGCGGATTAAATTTATAATTTTGAAGTTTTTAAGGTTACTTTGTAAGCTATGTTAA
- a CDS encoding flippase has product MKVIVYNFLWMFGDRIFKMLLALFVGIWIVRYFGPAYYGKFNYVTAWLSIFSILIPLGTESILVSEFVKYESDRDSLLASGFLMYLVSSIFFSVLAVIIIYFARSNDNESLSICLVLLMPNFLRSFTIPKYYFESVLKVKKIVIIENSYLILFSVIKILLLYFKVKPIIFIWMFALEGIFISLTIFIYYNLSHSLFRIAGYSIVRIKELISKSFPLLLANLSVIAYMKMDQIMVGNLVGDRNLGIYSVAVRISEMWYFIPMAIASSFYPMLIRTYADNSVKYFRILQTLHCYLFLLSLCLAIFIQFFGTSIVHILYGEQFRMSAEILKVHIWTGVFVFLGVAGSNDLIIRELQKHSLYKSLFGLSINLILNWLLIPGYGIFGAAIATLISQVASSCLYYLIPSDTRVLFYIQFNCLKIWKYPSMLRVL; this is encoded by the coding sequence ATGAAGGTCATCGTATATAATTTCCTTTGGATGTTCGGCGATCGAATATTCAAAATGTTACTGGCGTTATTCGTTGGTATATGGATTGTTAGATACTTCGGTCCTGCTTATTACGGGAAGTTTAATTATGTAACTGCTTGGTTATCCATTTTTTCGATTTTAATCCCTCTTGGCACTGAAAGTATTCTTGTTAGTGAATTCGTAAAATACGAATCAGATCGAGACAGTCTTCTTGCTTCTGGGTTTCTAATGTATTTAGTATCGAGTATTTTCTTTTCGGTTCTAGCTGTAATCATTATCTATTTTGCGCGTAGCAATGATAATGAATCTTTAAGTATATGTTTGGTATTGTTAATGCCCAATTTTTTGAGAAGTTTTACAATTCCAAAATATTATTTTGAATCTGTTTTAAAGGTAAAGAAAATTGTTATTATAGAAAATTCCTATTTAATCCTCTTTTCAGTGATTAAAATACTTTTATTATATTTTAAGGTAAAACCAATTATATTTATTTGGATGTTCGCTCTCGAAGGAATTTTTATTTCTTTAACTATCTTTATTTATTACAATCTTAGTCATTCTTTGTTTCGAATTGCTGGATATTCTATTGTAAGAATCAAAGAATTGATCAGTAAATCCTTTCCTTTGTTGCTCGCTAATTTGTCCGTTATTGCTTATATGAAGATGGATCAAATTATGGTCGGGAATTTAGTTGGAGATAGGAATTTAGGAATTTATAGCGTAGCTGTCCGTATCAGTGAAATGTGGTATTTTATACCAATGGCAATTGCCTCTTCATTTTATCCAATGCTTATAAGAACTTATGCTGATAATTCAGTAAAATATTTTAGGATTTTGCAGACATTACATTGTTATTTGTTTTTACTTTCGTTATGTTTGGCAATTTTTATCCAATTTTTTGGAACAAGTATCGTACATATACTTTATGGAGAACAGTTTCGTATGTCCGCTGAAATTCTCAAAGTCCATATATGGACTGGTGTTTTTGTTTTTTTAGGAGTTGCTGGTAGTAATGATTTAATTATAAGAGAACTACAAAAACATTCTTTATACAAAAGTTTATTTGGATTATCAATAAATTTAATTTTAAATTGGCTATTAATCCCTGGATATGGGATTTTTGGCGCGGCTATCGCTACATTAATTTCTCAGGTAGCATCCAGTTGTTTGTATTATTTAATACCTTCTGATACCAGAGTATTGTTTTATATCCAGTTCAATTGTTTGAAAATTTGGAAATATCCATCAATGTTGCGAGTGTTATGA
- a CDS encoding O-antigen polymerase translates to MITSLSIQIVFVWFFIVYFLRERLGKRGLLLIFAISWFFFWNLLSSFSISGINSPKQSTQFVYFLFYLSVLLGVYLDYTSERNNTTNKLENAGSIEVIEQKYSQLLKYFVVPVMVSFLLRTIYLLITRYSIAQMRAEVFGLNTGTSDLFYRSISVTNFYWLVMHPILWASLLIGFARFIRTGKLNILMWAIALFVVDSLTTIGRFGIHYAIISLVTMYGLYLLKDQIPNKRKIYVGLFSCVLILILVFLMIQIRKGKSLEYIFGYFLLGYHTNSFALFDMELHNPNSLIYDYTFGLSFFSGLFELPIFLLNSFLGFSIQSISGEIGSYLNADRLVGHNEILGDLYYNAFGSNFFVMFRDGGPFFVGVYGLLFGFLYSKFSSSLKEFNPIYSTLLIGLYYILIYGIFKPFTTGEILPGILIAFSVYKIPEIFIFRKK, encoded by the coding sequence ATGATTACAAGTCTATCGATTCAAATAGTGTTCGTTTGGTTTTTTATCGTTTACTTTTTACGTGAAAGGCTTGGAAAGCGTGGATTGTTGTTAATATTTGCAATATCTTGGTTTTTCTTTTGGAATTTATTATCATCTTTTTCAATTAGTGGGATCAATTCTCCAAAACAGTCTACGCAATTTGTTTATTTCCTATTTTACTTATCAGTTCTATTAGGTGTTTACCTGGATTATACAAGCGAGAGAAATAATACTACTAACAAACTTGAGAACGCCGGTTCAATAGAGGTCATTGAACAGAAATATTCACAATTACTAAAATACTTTGTAGTCCCTGTAATGGTTTCGTTTTTACTCCGTACAATCTATTTACTTATAACTAGATATTCAATTGCTCAAATGAGAGCCGAAGTTTTTGGATTGAATACAGGAACCTCTGATTTATTTTACCGCTCCATTTCGGTAACAAACTTTTATTGGTTAGTGATGCACCCCATTTTATGGGCAAGTTTACTTATCGGTTTTGCTAGGTTTATTAGAACAGGGAAATTGAATATTCTTATGTGGGCGATAGCACTGTTCGTTGTAGATAGTCTTACTACGATAGGTAGGTTTGGGATTCATTATGCAATTATTTCTCTTGTAACAATGTATGGATTATATTTATTGAAAGATCAAATTCCGAATAAAAGAAAGATTTATGTTGGTCTCTTTTCTTGTGTTTTGATTTTGATTTTGGTATTTTTAATGATTCAAATAAGAAAGGGAAAAAGTTTGGAATATATTTTTGGATATTTTCTGTTAGGTTATCATACAAATTCATTCGCTCTGTTTGATATGGAGTTACATAATCCCAACTCGCTAATCTACGATTATACTTTTGGATTATCCTTTTTTTCTGGATTATTTGAATTACCTATTTTTTTATTAAACTCATTTTTAGGTTTTTCAATTCAAAGTATTTCTGGTGAAATCGGAAGTTATTTAAATGCAGATCGACTAGTCGGGCATAATGAAATTTTGGGAGATCTGTATTATAACGCCTTTGGATCAAATTTTTTTGTTATGTTTCGGGACGGAGGGCCTTTTTTTGTAGGTGTATATGGCCTTTTGTTTGGGTTTCTTTATTCTAAATTTTCTTCTTCTCTAAAAGAATTTAATCCTATTTATTCTACACTTTTAATCGGTTTGTATTATATATTAATTTATGGAATATTTAAGCCTTTTACTACCGGCGAAATTCTGCCTGGAATCCTGATAGCATTTTCGGTCTATAAGATACCTGAAATTTTCATTTTTAGGAAAAAGTGA
- a CDS encoding exopolysaccharide biosynthesis polyprenyl glycosylphosphotransferase, whose protein sequence is MNEITRRHSRWFERILLSYLFQFISGGIVLIVTSAIPIWGVKFWNSNDPNLYTSLATSLFSFLIATFSLRKLFRLPASESVSYVLPISLICFAFPIGIILFLRTSYSIQIYVIGFLVTLLWCYAGFFLGRRYRLIRYAILPSNSSADLISSHGALFSVLNSPDLNGQRYNAIVADFSSPMLSPEWEKFLAKCTLARIPVYSEKKIREFVTGRVKIDHLSENVFGSLLPSEFYETVKRWIDIFTAVALIPIFLPLFLVIAILIKLESKGPAFFIQPRMGFRGEVFPMLKFRSMYIDKKGSGFTNPIDDPRITKIGKFIRKYRIDELPQLFNILIGQMSFIGPRPESFELSTWYEKDVPFFAYRHVVRPGISGWAQVEQGYAAEVEGMKVKLEYDFYYIKNFSFWLDLLITFKTIKTVFTGFGAR, encoded by the coding sequence ATGAATGAAATCACCCGCCGCCATTCTAGATGGTTTGAGCGTATTTTGTTAAGTTATTTGTTTCAGTTTATTTCCGGTGGGATCGTTTTGATAGTGACTTCAGCGATTCCTATTTGGGGTGTTAAATTTTGGAATTCAAATGATCCCAATTTATACACTTCCTTAGCTACTAGTTTATTTTCTTTTCTGATAGCTACCTTTAGTTTACGTAAGTTATTTAGATTACCGGCTTCTGAATCAGTTTCATATGTTTTACCAATATCTTTAATTTGTTTTGCCTTTCCTATTGGTATTATTTTATTTTTACGCACTTCTTATTCGATTCAAATCTATGTTATTGGTTTCCTTGTAACTTTGTTATGGTGCTACGCAGGTTTCTTCTTGGGAAGAAGGTATCGATTAATCCGATATGCAATATTGCCCTCTAATTCCAGTGCAGATTTGATAAGTTCACATGGGGCATTATTTTCAGTTTTGAATTCTCCAGATTTGAATGGACAGAGATATAATGCCATCGTGGCTGACTTTAGTAGTCCTATGTTGTCGCCTGAATGGGAAAAATTTTTGGCCAAATGTACATTAGCAAGAATCCCTGTTTATTCTGAGAAAAAAATTAGGGAATTTGTAACGGGTAGAGTTAAGATAGACCACCTTTCCGAAAATGTTTTTGGATCACTTTTGCCATCGGAGTTTTATGAAACTGTAAAACGATGGATAGATATATTTACTGCCGTAGCTTTAATTCCAATTTTTTTGCCATTATTTCTAGTGATTGCTATATTGATTAAACTTGAGTCTAAAGGACCTGCATTTTTTATTCAACCACGAATGGGTTTTCGTGGAGAAGTATTTCCAATGTTAAAGTTTCGAAGTATGTACATAGATAAAAAAGGAAGCGGTTTTACGAATCCGATTGATGATCCTCGAATCACAAAAATTGGAAAATTTATCAGAAAATACCGAATTGATGAATTGCCACAATTATTTAATATTTTAATCGGACAAATGTCTTTTATTGGTCCTAGGCCTGAATCATTTGAACTTTCAACTTGGTATGAAAAGGATGTTCCATTTTTTGCATACCGACATGTTGTCAGACCTGGTATAAGCGGCTGGGCACAGGTGGAACAAGGTTATGCGGCAGAAGTAGAAGGGATGAAGGTAAAGTTGGAATATGATTTTTATTATATTAAAAATTTCTCCTTTTGGTTGGATTTGTTAATTACATTCAAGACAATCAAAACAGTTTTTACTGGATTTGGAGCAAGATAG